Genomic DNA from Solanum pennellii chromosome 3, SPENNV200:
TCTCATTATGATGCTCATTATTGATGCTTTAAGAGTATGCAATAATGAGTTCATCATGATATAATATTGGATCAAGATTATTTAGTTAGGCAATAAAGATAACTTTTCTGAGTTATATCATGATGAAATAATCATGAGTCTGAGTGTagataacattaaaaaaaaaaaattcaaaattgctTAAAACAGAGAGttacatattttcttttttatctaaCCTATATACAAGAGAGGTGGAGCTAGAGGTGCATCAATTCATCCGAACCctttaatttgtcaaaaaaaaatgtattttatatataacataaagttaacttttttatcatatatattaaatattgaaattctCTCGAAGTTTTGagatgtttatttttttatatattttaaagctCTCCTTAACTCACGATTAAGTTCCTAATATATATCGACGATGTAATAACTTTTACACTAGCtttagatgtatttttttatttaaagcaTGTTAACTACTTTATTCTCTAAGCTCTCTTTTTTCCATTCACTAATCAAATTCCAGCTAATATATACTGCAATTATAAGTTACAACTCGTTCTTCTCGACATAgcaacttatatatatttaagtttCAAGTACTCAAGATGAAGCCGGTAAAATTTGACTTCATTTTTTCATTGTACAAAAGGTACTAAATAAATTAGattgataaaataatcatgtgAAATCTTCATTTCACGTGTCTAACATTTTAACACTCAAAACATCTTTAAAGTGAAtgttaacaaaaacaaatcaaatctCAAGGCGCTCAAGATCAAAACTACTTGTTAGTAGCATAGTTATTGTTTGTGACGGTCATCAAACAATTCGTAAcgcataaattaaaattaaataactcaAACTCAAGCTCCATTTAGTTAACGTATGTGTTATCGCTACAGAGTACAGATTACCATACTAATTGAGCAAGTCCTTATTTTTCCAtgcaaagaaattaaaataatcaacttCTTACGTACTAGAAATAATTCTTAGTCCCGTCTTATACAAAACTGAGGGGAGCGAGCAagaataacaacaaaaacaagttttttttgaagtttttacACTACATATCTTTATTGTCCCTTTCCTCCTGGATTTCTTTtcaacaagaaaagaaaaacatgtcAACTCTTTGGTCgatgaatttggttagggtTTTGTAGTGGAAAATGTGGTAATTGCATGGGAATTGGGTAATTAAATTGTGTTATTGAAGTAAAAGGATCTTGTTTTTGGCCTATTGCTTCCAATGCTTTCACTTGTGacctcaaaaatttcaaataatttgcTGCTTCATCAAGCATTGATGCTGTATCCATTTTACTTCCTCCTGGTACTAGCCTTTGCAAAACCCTAATCCTTTCACTTATCCTTTCTCTCCGTTGCCTCGCCGCCACCGTCTGAGGATCCGTTGATATCTTTACGTTCTTCCGTTTAGGCTTTTCTAGTACTTCAGCACCGAAATCAACCGGCCTGAATGCTGCAGCTCGGTATATCATTTCTTTCATCTGAGCAATCGCCTCCGGATCAGGCTCTTGATCAATAGACGATACTGATGAACTAGCTTGTTGGAAATTGATGTTTGATGAACTTGGACGTTTATTAGATCTCTCAATTAACCTCATCTTCTTCGATTTGGATTGTTTTTCTGAAATTAGCTGGAAATTACCGCAATCTCCTAATGAATTTGACTGGAATAGATTGAACTCGTTCGATGATTGTGAAACTGCTTCATCAAGTTCATAAGATTTTCgttttctttgattttgttCTTCTTCCAGTATCTTATGATCAGTAGACAGACAGGTCAAAAGCTGTGGATTAATTCCGGCAGACTCTCCAGAATTCCACAAGCTATTCGAATCAGCAAAAATTACGGACATGCCATCGTCTTCGATTGACGTGTCTGTATTGTTGGTGGTGGTTGCTGATAATAAACAATCAATGGATTCTAGAGATACAGTATTGGAGATTGGCTTAACAATTTCGACACCGA
This window encodes:
- the LOC107012784 gene encoding transcription factor bHLH87, producing the protein MENLDWNETPFNFGSSFDPIHVISNWNMPQRQQAASRLAADSMAAKAGAADLTRDCTDIAFSSSPILNMPNNYISDNSPLGLMSDFGVEIVKPISNTVSLESIDCLLSATTTNNTDTSIEDDGMSVIFADSNSLWNSGESAGINPQLLTCLSTDHKILEEEQNQRKRKSYELDEAVSQSSNEFNLFQSNSLGDCGNFQLISEKQSKSKKMRLIERSNKRPSSSNINFQQASSSVSSIDQEPDPEAIAQMKEMIYRAAAFRPVDFGAEVLEKPKRKNVKISTDPQTVAARQRRERISERIRVLQRLVPGGSKMDTASMLDEAANYLKFLRSQVKALEAIGQKQDPFTSITQFNYPIPMQLPHFPLQNPNQIHRPKS